The Solanum stenotomum isolate F172 unplaced genomic scaffold, ASM1918654v1 scaffold38236, whole genome shotgun sequence nucleotide sequence tgaaggtcaattttttttcacaaaatataaatttgaagaGAATAAGTATTGAAAAATCTAGTAAGAGCTTGTGTGAGGAAGTTAAAAAAACAGGTTAGTAAACTTATTGGGGTTATAGTTTCAAATTGAatcgataaaaaaaatattacgtGAATTCTAAATAAGCTCTTTTCAAGTTCAATGTTGATGTTGGTCATAAGTgagacaaaaatataattagagGAATATTCTTAGTAAAATAGATGGACAAAGAATATAATACACCTTTTGCGAGAATTCATAGACATTGTAGATCCTCTTCCTTCAACAAAATTACACAAGTATACAACTGACTCACTAggagaatttttattttttttggatttccCATCTAGACCCATATTGAAGCCCGACTTAATTTGGATTTGCACAGAAAAATCCCATATTGGGTGTAAAACGCTctctaacaaaggcgactccaTATCTAGGGGACTCGAAACCGAGACCTCTTTCATGTTGAAAAATTTCTGCTAGTACTCAAAAGTACCAATGATAGTAAAACCTTATGAAAAGCCTAACAGCTAAAAAATAGTCCTGAGGAGAATCTTGCATGATGTTTTAAGGAGTGGAAAGCAGAACAACTAATAGAAGGCCCATCAATCTGCCTTTCTCCTCTTCTAGGCTCTCATGTAAATGCAATTTTacacataaaaagaaaaaaaaaactttataacaTCCAACAAGATAGCACTTCAACAGTTATTACAGAAAATGGAGGAAACTGTATCCACAGGGCAATTCATTGTGCACAGACCAATAACAGCTAACTGTTTATGGCAAAAGAGTTCCCAGAAACAAACTGTTCGAACTAAAAGTATCTACTAAGGGTTCACCTCAGTAGAAGAGCACTGCAGCAGAGGCAGAGACTTTTGGTGCATTCAATAGCCTCTCTTCATATTCAAAAATTTTAGAGGTTTTTTTCTTTGCAaatatcttcattttctttaacacCATGGAATGCCTGAGCAAATATTCCAAAAACTGAATCACAAATTTCTTCTTTACGAGACCAGCTACCTCCACCGTCTTGAGGTGATGAATCATGCATTGGACAGGAGCATCTACCATGTTCCAGTATTCATCCGCGTCAAATTTATATAGGTGATACCACGATAGTTGTTTCTGAAATAAGCACAAGAGCCAATCTCCCATAAAGAGTTGTACCAACCCAAGTATAACAGACACTGAATAGTGTACTGTCCAAACAAACATTGCAAAGAACACAGTTAATAACAAGagcaataaaacaattaaattttGTCATACTTGGGATGTAAATTCATTGTAAGAAGACGTAATTTTGATGATAAGATTCTCCAAGCAAGGACAGTGCTTCAGCAAATTCAGTATTCCTGGTAGATTCCATATCATAAAATCCAATTGAAGATGAAGGGATTTGCAGCTGAAGGTCGGAGATGGTAGATTTTTCAACTGCCACGCAGAAAATACCTAGGCagacaaaaattaaacataaaagTCAAAGAAACTAAACAAATAGAGATTTTTGTATTGAGCTTAATGAACAATGTAAGACTTGTGCTGACTACCACACGGTAAGTAACAAAAGCCTTTAAAAGCAGATTGCACAATGTACACGAATATTGACAGATGCCTGAGACTGAGACGTTAAAGACAAAACCCAACACCATAGCCCCTCTAATCCAGTTTATAGTTAGTATATCACCCTGGAGGTTAAAGTAAGAAATCATAACTATACCTGGAGAAGTTacgaagaaagagaaaaagtgCGTACCAGAGCAAACCAGGAACATAGATTGAGAGTGTTGGCCCCGGTAAATGTTTGGAGGAATGTTTTGATCCCTTGGTAATCCTTGTACACATCGAAATCAAATATCAGATTGCGATTGACAGACACTTCAGCAATAGATGCTACATTTGCAATATCCAGCACCTCCACAGCTCCAGACATATCTAATGATAGGAGAGTTGGACAGGAGACATGTATCCTTTGTCGAAACCATCCAATGTCAAACTTCAATgtctttaaatttgaattgagtaGAACCACTCTTATATGGCCATAGCAAAGCTGCAATGTCAATTCCTCAAGCATCGGGCAACCAGATAGAATATAATCCATCGATTGATCCATTAGCACAACATTATTAAGATATAATGTTTTTAGAGACTTCagcttacttttcttttttgcatTTATTGTACAGTGTGTCAACCGGAGTTCAACCAAATGAGGACTGCTTAGAACACACTTAGGCAGACCATAAAGTGCCTGTGGCCCAACTGTACCATGCTCAGAGAAAGACAAGTCAAGGACCTCCAAATTCTTATTTAATGCGAACTGGATCCAGGTACCAATTTCATTAGCCATCCTTTTCTCACTCCTCAGGAAATCATAGTACTGCCATATGCCTGTGCTGTTGGATGTTCTTTGCCAAAATGAATAAGACAATCTAAAATGAAACTTAAGGCAGAACTTATGAATAGTTGGACTTTTACTACGAAGAAGCACGTGACGAACGGAGTGCACAAACCTTTCGTCGTAGTCAGGACGACCAGCTTCCAAATAATAGTCACAGTCATGTTCTGGAAACATGCATTGATCAAAATTGAGTGTGTGGATGAATGGCCAGAGCTTATGAAATCTTCTACTTGCGTTACAGATTCCTTTGACAACATCCTTTAATGGCAATAAGGAGAGAATATGGATGAGGATGTCATCTGGTAGTCCGCTCAAGCGGTCTTCATTCAAAACACAACTTCTTTATTTTGCATACATATTCATTTCTGTAAAACATTATAACACATTTTAGGTGCGAGAAATTGAAAACTTTGAGCTGAAGAAAATCTTTAGCCTTAAATTGGGATATTTGGAAAGAACAGGTTTTTCCAGATTGAGGATTAATCTATAGAGAGGGACTGGCATAAGTTATTCCTACAAACCAAGAGGAAGGGAACAAGACCTTTCATCCCTCAAGTTAATCAGATTTAGTCATTTAGGAAATCCTAGAGTGCATCAATCTCAGCATATCAAACTTCCATTAGAGATAACTGTTCACGATGATAAGgtttgtgtacactctaccctccccagaccccacctagtgggacttcactgggtatgttgctGTTGTTGTAGTTCATGATGATAAAACATGAGATCAAACATATTGGGAAATTTTTTGAAGTAATTAGTTATAAAGTTTGAACTGAAAATTTTCTAAGACAATAAAATGTAATCTTAAATTTAGTAATTTTCTAAGAGTTCCCACTAATTTAACAAACAAGTGTAAATTCAACTATCTCTTACACAAAACGTCAAAAGGATACAACAACTATACCTCAACCCCAAACAAGTTGAGGTTAGCTATATAAATCCTACAACAACAAGAACACACCCAATCCCACAAGTAGGTTTGGGAG carries:
- the LOC125852674 gene encoding putative F-box/LRR-repeat protein At5g02930 isoform X2; translation: MFPEHDCDYYLEAGRPDYDESTGIWQYYDFLRSEKRMANEIGTWIQFALNKNLEVLDLSFSEHGTVGPQALYGLPKCVLSSPHLVELRLTHCTINAKKKSKLKSLKTLYLNNVVLMDQSMDYILSGCPMLEELTLQLCYGHIRVVLLNSNLKTLKFDIGWFRQRIHVSCPTLLSLDMSGAVEVLDIANVASIAEVSVNRNLIFDFDVYKDYQGIKTFLQTFTGANTLNLCSWFALVFSAWQLKNLPSPTFSCKSLHLQLDFMIWNLPGILNLLKHCPCLENLIIKITSSYNEFTSQKQLSWYHLYKFDADEYWNMVDAPVQCMIHHLKTVEVAGLVKKKFVIQFLEYLLRHSMVLKKMKIFAKKKTSKIFEYEERLLNAPKVSASAAVLFY
- the LOC125852674 gene encoding putative F-box/LRR-repeat protein At5g02930 isoform X1 — its product is MFPEHDCDYYLEAGRPDYDERFVHSVRHVLLRSKSPTIHKFCLKFHFRLSYSFWQRTSNSTGIWQYYDFLRSEKRMANEIGTWIQFALNKNLEVLDLSFSEHGTVGPQALYGLPKCVLSSPHLVELRLTHCTINAKKKSKLKSLKTLYLNNVVLMDQSMDYILSGCPMLEELTLQLCYGHIRVVLLNSNLKTLKFDIGWFRQRIHVSCPTLLSLDMSGAVEVLDIANVASIAEVSVNRNLIFDFDVYKDYQGIKTFLQTFTGANTLNLCSWFALVFSAWQLKNLPSPTFSCKSLHLQLDFMIWNLPGILNLLKHCPCLENLIIKITSSYNEFTSQKQLSWYHLYKFDADEYWNMVDAPVQCMIHHLKTVEVAGLVKKKFVIQFLEYLLRHSMVLKKMKIFAKKKTSKIFEYEERLLNAPKVSASAAVLFY